The genomic DNA AACCGCCGAACCGGGCAACATGCTGCGGCGTTAGCCCCACATGGCCCATGACCGGGATGCCCGCGTCCACAATGGCCTTGATTTGCGGAGCCACGGACACGCCGCCTTCGAGTTTCACGGCCTTGGCGCGGCCTTCGCTGATGAAGCGTCCGGCATTGTCCACGGCCTTGTCCACGGTCGTGTAGGACATGAACGGCATGTCGCCGACGAGCAGGGCATGCTTGACGCCACGGCTTGTGGCTCGGGTGTGGTGGATCATTTCGTCCATGGTCACGGAGAGCGTGTCCTCATGGCCGAGTATGACCATGGCCAAAGAGTCCCCCACAAGCACGACATCCATTCCGGCCTGATCCACGATCATGCCGGAGGAGTAGTCATATGCTGTCATGCAGGTAATCTTCTGACCGTTCTTGCGGGCCTGAATTTCAGGCGCGGTGACAGGTCTGGCCTTGGACGGAGTCTGGGATTTTTGCGTGGTACTCATGGCTGGAGAGTATGGCTCCCCTGTTCCCGAGTCAAGCTGGTGGATTGAGAAAGGCTTTATTTGCCGTCAGGTTTTCCGGTTCTCAGATAAGAACGATCTGGTTCCGTCCGGATTCCTTGGCGGTGTACAGGTTGGCGTCAGCCTTTTTCAGCATTTCCGAGACAGCGGCCCGACGGGTGCAGATGCCGATACTGACCGTGACGGCCAGCTTTTCGTCGTTGACGCGCAGGGTGGAGTGCTCCACAGTGCGCCGGGTCTTGTCATACCGTCCGAAAAGGTCGTCGTCAGCCGGATGGGCTGCCAGTATGCAGAACTCTTCGCCTCCGAGACGGGCGACGATGGCGTTGTCCGGAAAGTTGCTTTCCATGATCGAGGAAACGGTCCGCAGAACCTTGTCCCCCACGTCGTGCCCGTAGGTGTCGTTGAACTGCTTGAAGTTGTCTATGTCGAGCATGGCAACGATGACGGATTTGCCTTCGGCTTCGGCCTGTGTGGCGAAGTCATCACAGTTTTCAAAGAAATACCGGCGGTTGTAGAGTCGCGTCAGCGGGTCGCGGTAGGAAAGATCCCGGATGGTGGCGATGCGGTTGAGCATTTCCACGTTATGCTCCACGCGACAGTAAAGCTCTTCCTTGACAAAGGGCTTGTGAAGAAAGTCGTTGGCACCGTTGTTGATGAATTTGACTGAAACCAAGGCATTGGTCTTGGCGGAAATGCCGATGACCGCAATCTCTTCCTTGGTGTAGCGTTTCCGGATTTCCTGAATCAGCAAGTACCCGTCCATGATGGGCATTTCGTTGTCGGTGATGACGAGTTGTATTTCCGGGCGGGCTTCAAGGATGTTCAGGGCCTCCCTGCCGTTGAGTGCTTCAACGACGCAGTAGCAGCGCAAGGAGAGGAAGCGGATGAGTGCGGCGCGCATGGAGCGGGAATCATCCACTACGAGGATGGTCGTATTTCGGTTTCGGGCCAGAACTTCAATGGTGCGGGACAGAGCCAGAGGGATCGAGAAGGAATCGCGGAGGATGAGATCCGCGACATTCCATGTGCTGTATTTCAGGCGCTCTTCGTCGCTGAGTTCCGATGCATACACTACCGCCCGTATGGAGAGCTGGCTGAGCCTTTCCATGACGGTTGCGGCTTCAGGTGCTTTCAGACAAATGACCGCCGCGAAGATGTCCGTTTCATGGTCTTCCATGAAGGCGATCGCTTCATCCCTTGTCGAGGCTCTGAAGATGGGCAGGTCGATCCGTTTTGCCATTGCTTCAGCTACCGCCCGTCCTCTGGATTCATTGGAGTCCAGAAGAAGAACGTGTCTGCCGTTGCATGAGCGGGTGGGGCAGCTTGTTTTTGGCATGGTTTCCTGTCGCATGATGTTTTGGGTGGCAGGCCTGTGCTTATTCAGGAACGCACGTTGGGCGAAGCCGGAGAGGCGACCACCCGGTTTCGACCGGATTCCTTGGCTGCGTACAGGCGGCTGTCCGAGAGCTTGAGCATGGCCTCAAGGTTTTCCGGTTCGCAGCAGAGTCCGGTGCTTATGGTGACCTCTATGGTCGAGCCGTTCACCGTTACCGAGGTGGCCTCGACCGTTGCGCGAACCGCCTCGAATTTGCCGAGGATATCTTCCGATTCGTCATGGGCGGTCAGCACGCAGAATTCCTCGCCGCCGAAACGGGTGACGATGGCCCTTTCCGGAAACCCCTGCGCGATGAGCGCTGAGACGTTTTTCAGCACCTCATCACCGGCGTCATGCCCGTACGTATCGTTGACGTTCTTGAAGTGGTCGATATCGAGCATGGCAACGCAGTACCTGTTGCCGTGTTTTTGGGCATGGCTGATGAAAGGCTCGGCGTTTTCGAAAAAGTACCGACGATTGTAGAGCCGTGTGAGCGGGTCCTTGTAAGAAAGGTCGCGTATAAGCGCAATGTTTTCAAGCATTTCAATGGAGTGCCCGACACGGCAGTGAAATTCTTCCACCTGGAACGGTTTGGGAACGAAGTCGTTGGCTCCGGTTTTGATGAGCTTGGCTGAAAGCAGTTCCTCGCCTCCGGCGGACATGCCGATGATGGCAAGGTCGTTTTTGCTGTACCGCTCCCGTATGCGGCGGATGAGTTCGAAGCCATCCATATTCGGCATGTCATAGTCCGTGACCACAAGCATGATGTCCGGGTGTTCTTCAAGCACATGTAAGGCCTCTTCGCCGTCCGAGGCCGTGAAGACTTGATAGAGCTGGGTGCCGAGCAACTGGGCCACGGCTTCGCGGATGGGCTTGGAGTCGTCCACCACCAGTGTTTTGATGTCCCTGTTTTTCCGGATGCGGGTGAGGGTGTGGATGAGCGTGTCCACACAGTCGCCGGAATCCTTGAGGATGTAATCGACGATGTTCCATGTGATGAACTGGCTGCGGATGGCGCTGTCGAAGCCTGCCGTGAAAAGGATGCTCGGGATGCCTTTTTTCAGAGCGTATTCGACTATTTCCCCATTGGGCGCATCCGGCAGGGTAACGTCGAGAACCGCGACAAGGTAATCGTCCTGACAGCAGTCGATGGCGGCTACGGCGTCGGCATAGGTGGCTTTCCATTCCACGTTGAAGTCGAGGTCTTCGCGGATTCTTCGGTGGAGCATGGACGCAAAGAACTTGCTATCTTCAACGAGTAGAACTGTGGGGGAGTCGGCCATATGCACCTCTAGGCGGGGGAGTGGGGTTGGTACGCGATAATGTACATGGAGAAAGCCATTTTGTCTTTTATATTGATGGAACAAAAAAAAGCCGGACAGTTTCCTGTCCGGCTTTGAATCATTCGTACCATTTCC from uncultured Pseudodesulfovibrio sp. includes the following:
- the panB gene encoding 3-methyl-2-oxobutanoate hydroxymethyltransferase, coding for MSTTQKSQTPSKARPVTAPEIQARKNGQKITCMTAYDYSSGMIVDQAGMDVVLVGDSLAMVILGHEDTLSVTMDEMIHHTRATSRGVKHALLVGDMPFMSYTTVDKAVDNAGRFISEGRAKAVKLEGGVSVAPQIKAIVDAGIPVMGHVGLTPQHVARFGGFKAQGKSAEAARALVEDAQAVEEAGAFAVVLEAIPVEVAELITKAVNIPTIGIGAGNVTDGQILVYHDVLGLFDRFTPKFVRQYAELGKTSTEALSTYCTNVQQGHFPGDKNTIYMSDDQVGQIRKIKIKKKK
- a CDS encoding diguanylate cyclase translates to MPKTSCPTRSCNGRHVLLLDSNESRGRAVAEAMAKRIDLPIFRASTRDEAIAFMEDHETDIFAAVICLKAPEAATVMERLSQLSIRAVVYASELSDEERLKYSTWNVADLILRDSFSIPLALSRTIEVLARNRNTTILVVDDSRSMRAALIRFLSLRCYCVVEALNGREALNILEARPEIQLVITDNEMPIMDGYLLIQEIRKRYTKEEIAVIGISAKTNALVSVKFINNGANDFLHKPFVKEELYCRVEHNVEMLNRIATIRDLSYRDPLTRLYNRRYFFENCDDFATQAEAEGKSVIVAMLDIDNFKQFNDTYGHDVGDKVLRTVSSIMESNFPDNAIVARLGGEEFCILAAHPADDDLFGRYDKTRRTVEHSTLRVNDEKLAVTVSIGICTRRAAVSEMLKKADANLYTAKESGRNQIVLI
- a CDS encoding diguanylate cyclase → MADSPTVLLVEDSKFFASMLHRRIREDLDFNVEWKATYADAVAAIDCCQDDYLVAVLDVTLPDAPNGEIVEYALKKGIPSILFTAGFDSAIRSQFITWNIVDYILKDSGDCVDTLIHTLTRIRKNRDIKTLVVDDSKPIREAVAQLLGTQLYQVFTASDGEEALHVLEEHPDIMLVVTDYDMPNMDGFELIRRIRERYSKNDLAIIGMSAGGEELLSAKLIKTGANDFVPKPFQVEEFHCRVGHSIEMLENIALIRDLSYKDPLTRLYNRRYFFENAEPFISHAQKHGNRYCVAMLDIDHFKNVNDTYGHDAGDEVLKNVSALIAQGFPERAIVTRFGGEEFCVLTAHDESEDILGKFEAVRATVEATSVTVNGSTIEVTISTGLCCEPENLEAMLKLSDSRLYAAKESGRNRVVASPASPNVRS